A part of Caretta caretta isolate rCarCar2 chromosome 1, rCarCar1.hap1, whole genome shotgun sequence genomic DNA contains:
- the RERGL gene encoding ras-related and estrogen-regulated growth inhibitor-like protein, with the protein MNELKLAVLGSRGAGKSALTVRFLTRRFIGEYASNSECIYTKHLCLDGRQMHMEIYDPCSQPRQGKLSLTDELHWADGFVIVYDISNRASFAFAKALLYRIRDSHLAACKRVVESAVFLVGNKQDLCHMREVGWDEGQKLAMDNKCQFCELSAAEHCQEVVTMFTKVLRTITTNFKVKEKRRPSGSKSMAKLINNMFGKRRKSV; encoded by the exons CCCTCACAGTGAGATTCCTAACCAGGCGTTTCATTGGAGAATATGCTTCTAATTCTG AGTGCATCTACACTAAACATTTGTGTCTGGATGGGAGGCAAATGCACATGGAAATTTATGACCCTTGTTCACAG CCACGACAGGGGAAGCTGTCCCTCACTGATGAACTCCACTGGGCTGATGGATTTGTCATTGTGTATGACATCAGCAACAGAGCTTCCTTTGCCTTTGCAAAGGCATTGCTATACAGGATACGAGATTCCCACCTGGCAGCTTGCAAAAG agtggtagaGTCAGCTGTATTCTTAGTTGGTAACAAGCAGGATCTATGCCATATGAGAGAGGTTGGCTGGGATGAAGGACAAAAGCTGGCGATGGATAACAAATGCCAGTTCTGTGAACTGTCTGCAGCTGAACATTGTCAGGAAGTGGTGACCATGTTCACGAAAGTCCTGAGAACTATCACCACAAACTTCAAAGTGAAGGAAAAGAGACGACCCAGTGGATCAAAGTCAATGGCCAAACTAATCAACAACATGtttgggaagaggaggaagtCTGTGTAA